From a single Lineus longissimus chromosome 16, tnLinLong1.2, whole genome shotgun sequence genomic region:
- the LOC135500876 gene encoding kinesin heavy chain-like isoform X8, with protein MADPLPKEPAAECNIKVVCRVRPLNETEEKAGSKFVLKFPTDDSINIGGKMYLFDRVLKPTVTQEYVYEQCAKPIVADVLGGYNGTIFAYGQTSSGKTHTMEGPLTSFTNEHGVIGNSGLQGIIPRIVADIFGYIYQMDENLEFHIKVSYFEIYLDKIRDLLDVTKTNLAVHEDKNRVPYVKGATERFVSSPEEVMEVIDEGKSNRHVAVTNMNEHSSRSHSVFLINVKQENIETQKKLSGKLYLVDLAGSERLSKTGAEGAVLDEAKNINKSLSALGNVIAALADGVKSHVPYRDSKLTRILQESLGGNARTTMVICCSPASYNESETKSTLLFGQRAKTIKNSVSVNEELTAEEWKKRYEKEKDKNGRLKAILLKYEAELNRWRAGDAVPSDEQASAAAASAAAADAPAPTLQLPPSLTASTTTISEEEKAEFEKERQAMYLQLDEKDEEINSQCQLIERLKEQMLEQEDLLSTRRRDFENVQMEMARMQAENDSAKDEVKEVLQALEELAMNYDQKAQEVDTKNKENDTLSDQLSHKLGLLNSVESELQSLRESSSNQKKRLADMMVTLLKDLGDIGTVIAGQNSDLKHLGGSTTEKVEEEFTVARLYVSKMKSEVKTLVQRCEQLETFQTENNKKLGEREKELSEVRLLSQQYEAKIRSLNDSLRDVETKKRTLEESIDTLNEECARLRAQEQLHLTTLSEREKETSDKIHSANALRDAIEGEMTGHRDQHQKQVNALRDEINEKQSKIDELKDQTQKVALAQENLQSEYDKLKQEEEQKSARLQELSLQIDRREQAKQDLKGLEETVAKELQTLHNLRKLFVQDLQSRVKKSANKNEDEETETGGSAAQKQKISFLENNLDQLTKVHKQLVRDNADLRCELPKLEKRLRATMERVKSLETALKEAKEGAMRDRKSMNGTANSTKNGYLQIYSVYQHEVDRIKEAVRQKNLARRGHAAQIAKPIRAGHHPAAHTAPVAIRGGSGTAQNGTQ; from the exons GGTAAAATGTACCTGTTCGACCGGGTGTTGAAGCCGACAGTCACCCAGGAATATGTATACGAACAGTGTGCGAAACCAATTGTGGCAG ATGTGCTCGGCGGTTACAATGGAACCATCTTCGCCTATGGTCAGACGTCCAGCGGTAAAACACATACCATGGAG GGACCACTTACTAGTTTTACTAATGAGCAT GGAGTTATCGGTAATTCGGGTCTGCAGGGTATCATTCCCAGGATCGTCGCCGATATCTTCGGCTATATCTATCAAATGGACGAAAACTTAGAGTTCCATATAAAG GTGTCCTATTTTGAAATTTATCTAGACAAGATAAGAGATCTCTTGGATG TAACTAAGACCAATTTGGCGGTGCATGAAGATAAAAACCGAGTACCGTATGTCAAGGGTGCGACCGAGCGTTTTGTATCTAGTCCAGAGGAGGTTATGGAAGTCATCGACGAGGGGAAGTCAAACCGCCATGTAGCCGTTACAA ATATGAATGAGCACAGCTCGCGTAGTCACAGCGTCTTCCTGATCAACGTCAAGCAGGAGAACATCGAAACGCAAAAAAAGCTGAGCGGCAAGTTGTACCTGGTTGATTTAGCCGGTAGCGAGAGGTTGTCCAAGACAGGTGCCGAGGGCGCCGTACTCGACGAGGCCAAGAACATCAACAAGTCCCTGTCGGCTTTAGGAAACGTTATCGCAGCGCTTGCGGATGGAGTT AAATCTCATGTGCCGTATCGTGACAGCAAACTGACGAGAATTTTACAAGAGAGTTTGGGAGGCAACGCTCGTACGACAATGGTGATCTGTTGCTCACCGGCATCTTATAACGAATCTGAAACTAAGTCAACGTTATTGTTTGGTCAGAG GGCCAAGACAATCAAGAACAGCGTGTCGGTGAACGAGGAATTGACGGCCGAAGAGTGGAAGAAACGATACGAGAAGGAGAAGGACAAGAACGGTCGATTAAAGGCCATCTTACTGAAATACGAGGCGGAGTTGAACAGGTGGCGTGCTGGCGACGCCGTGCCATCGGACGAGCAGGCGAGTGCTGCTGCCGCTTCGGCTGCTGCAGCCGATGCCCCTGCCCCCACGCTACAGCTGCCGCCTAGTTTGACCGCTTCCACGACGACCATCTCGGAGGAAGAGAAGGCTGAGTTTGAGAAGGAACGCCAAGCGATGTATCTGCAGCTCGATGAAAAG GATGAGGAGATCAACAGCCAGTGCCAACTGATCGAACGTCTGAAGGAACAGATGCTGGAGCAGGAAGATCTCCTGTCCACCAGACGGCGTGACTTCGAGAACGTTCAGATGGAGATGGCGCGTATGCAGGCCGAGAACGACTCCGCCAAGGATGAAGTGAAGGAGGTCCTGCAGGCACTCGAGGAGCTCGCCATGAACTACGACCAAAAGGCCCAGGAGGTCGACACCAAGAATAAGGAGAATGACACACTTTCTGATCAACTTAGCCACAAATTG GGTCTCCTGAACTCAGTTGAAAGTGAGCTGCAGTCTCTGAGAGAGAGCAGCTCCAACCAGAAGAAGCGTCTTGCCGACATGATGGTCACTCTCCTGAAGGATCTCGGCGACATCGGGACGGTCATCGCAGGCCAGAACTCCGATCTCAAACACCTCGGCGGCTCCACCACGGAGAAGGTCGAGGAGGAGTTCACCGTGGCGCGTCTGTACGTCAGTAAGATGAAGTCGGAGGTGAAGACCCTCGTGCAGCGATGCGAGCAGCTTGAGACGTTTCAGACGGAGAATAACAAGAAGTTGGGCGAGAGAGAGAAGGAGTTGTCCGAAGTGAGGCTTCTCTCTCAGCAG TATGAGGCTAAGATTCGCTCGCTGAATGATTCTCTGCGAGACGTGGAGACCAAGAAGAGGACCCTTGAGGAATCGATTGATACCCTGAATGAGGAGTGTGCCCGGCTAAGGGCTCAAG AGCAACTGCACCTGACCACGCTCTCCGAGCGAGAGAAGGAGACGTCGGACAAGATCCATTCGGCCAACGCGCTCCGGGACGCCATCGAAGGTGAGATGACGGGCCACAGGGATCAGCACCAGAAGCAGGTCAACGCTCTCCGCGACGAAATCAACGAGAAGCAGAGCAAGATTGATGAACTGAAGGA TCAGACGCAGAAGGTTGCCCTGGCGCAGGAGAACCTCCAGTCCGAGTATGACAAACTCAAGCAAGAGGAGGAGCAGAAGTCGGCGCGGCTCCAGGAACTCTCGCTGCAGATCGACAGACGTGAACAGGCCAAGCAAGACCTCAAGGGTCTCGAGGAAACTGTG GCCAAGGAACTACAGACGCTCCACAACCTTAGGAAACTCTTTGTTCAGGACTTACAGTCTCGAGTCAAGAAG TCGGCCAATAAGAATGAAGATGAGGAGACCGAGACTGGTGGCAGCGCGGCTCAGAAGCAGAAGATCTCATTCCTGGAGAATAACCTTGATCAACTGACCAAAGTTCACAAACAG CTTGTACGTGACAACGCCGACCTGCGCTGTGAGCTGCCCAAGCTTGAGAAACGCCTCCGCGCCACGATGGAGCGTGTCAAGTCGCTGGAGACTGCCCTGAAGGAAGCCAAGGAGGGAGCCATGAGGGATAGGAAAAG TATGAATGGAACTGCCAATAGTACAAAAAATGGATATTTACAAATCTACTCGGT ATATCAACACGAGGTTGACCGAATCAAGGAGGCTGTCCGCCAAAAGAATCTCGCCCGGCGTGGCCATGCCGCACAAATTG
- the LOC135500876 gene encoding kinesin heavy chain-like isoform X5, with amino-acid sequence MADPLPKEPAAECNIKVVCRVRPLNETEEKAGSKFVLKFPTDDSINIGGKMYLFDRVLKPTVTQEYVYEQCAKPIVADVLGGYNGTIFAYGQTSSGKTHTMEGPLTSFTNEHGVIGNSGLQGIIPRIVADIFGYIYQMDENLEFHIKVSYFEIYLDKIRDLLDVTKTNLAVHEDKNRVPYVKGATERFVSSPEEVMEVIDEGKSNRHVAVTNMNEHSSRSHSVFLINVKQENIETQKKLSGKLYLVDLAGSERLSKTGAEGAVLDEAKNINKSLSALGNVIAALADGVKSHVPYRDSKLTRILQESLGGNARTTMVICCSPASYNESETKSTLLFGQRAKTIKNSVSVNEELTAEEWKKRYEKEKDKNGRLKAILLKYEAELNRWRAGDAVPSDEQASAAAASAAAADAPAPTLQLPPSLTASTTTISEEEKAEFEKERQAMYLQLDEKDEEINSQCQLIERLKEQMLEQEDLLSTRRRDFENVQMEMARMQAENDSAKDEVKEVLQALEELAMNYDQKAQEVDTKNKENDTLSDQLSHKLGLLNSVESELQSLRESSSNQKKRLADMMVTLLKDLGDIGTVIAGQNSDLKHLGGSTTEKVEEEFTVARLYVSKMKSEVKTLVQRCEQLETFQTENNKKLGEREKELSEVRLLSQQYEAKIRSLNDSLRDVETKKRTLEESIDTLNEECARLRAQEQLHLTTLSEREKETSDKIHSANALRDAIEGEMTGHRDQHQKQVNALRDEINEKQSKIDELKDQTQKVALAQENLQSEYDKLKQEEEQKSARLQELSLQIDRREQAKQDLKGLEETVAKELQTLHNLRKLFVQDLQSRVKKSANKNEDEETETGGSAAQKQKISFLENNLDQLTKVHKQLVRDNADLRCELPKLEKRLRATMERVKSLETALKEAKEGAMRDRKSMNGTANSTKNGYLQIYSVYQHEVDRIKEAVRQKNLARRGHAAQIAKPIRAGHHPAAHTAPVAIRGGSGTAQNGTQNNFSQRSDGPPVRRLPTTPTGKS; translated from the exons GGTAAAATGTACCTGTTCGACCGGGTGTTGAAGCCGACAGTCACCCAGGAATATGTATACGAACAGTGTGCGAAACCAATTGTGGCAG ATGTGCTCGGCGGTTACAATGGAACCATCTTCGCCTATGGTCAGACGTCCAGCGGTAAAACACATACCATGGAG GGACCACTTACTAGTTTTACTAATGAGCAT GGAGTTATCGGTAATTCGGGTCTGCAGGGTATCATTCCCAGGATCGTCGCCGATATCTTCGGCTATATCTATCAAATGGACGAAAACTTAGAGTTCCATATAAAG GTGTCCTATTTTGAAATTTATCTAGACAAGATAAGAGATCTCTTGGATG TAACTAAGACCAATTTGGCGGTGCATGAAGATAAAAACCGAGTACCGTATGTCAAGGGTGCGACCGAGCGTTTTGTATCTAGTCCAGAGGAGGTTATGGAAGTCATCGACGAGGGGAAGTCAAACCGCCATGTAGCCGTTACAA ATATGAATGAGCACAGCTCGCGTAGTCACAGCGTCTTCCTGATCAACGTCAAGCAGGAGAACATCGAAACGCAAAAAAAGCTGAGCGGCAAGTTGTACCTGGTTGATTTAGCCGGTAGCGAGAGGTTGTCCAAGACAGGTGCCGAGGGCGCCGTACTCGACGAGGCCAAGAACATCAACAAGTCCCTGTCGGCTTTAGGAAACGTTATCGCAGCGCTTGCGGATGGAGTT AAATCTCATGTGCCGTATCGTGACAGCAAACTGACGAGAATTTTACAAGAGAGTTTGGGAGGCAACGCTCGTACGACAATGGTGATCTGTTGCTCACCGGCATCTTATAACGAATCTGAAACTAAGTCAACGTTATTGTTTGGTCAGAG GGCCAAGACAATCAAGAACAGCGTGTCGGTGAACGAGGAATTGACGGCCGAAGAGTGGAAGAAACGATACGAGAAGGAGAAGGACAAGAACGGTCGATTAAAGGCCATCTTACTGAAATACGAGGCGGAGTTGAACAGGTGGCGTGCTGGCGACGCCGTGCCATCGGACGAGCAGGCGAGTGCTGCTGCCGCTTCGGCTGCTGCAGCCGATGCCCCTGCCCCCACGCTACAGCTGCCGCCTAGTTTGACCGCTTCCACGACGACCATCTCGGAGGAAGAGAAGGCTGAGTTTGAGAAGGAACGCCAAGCGATGTATCTGCAGCTCGATGAAAAG GATGAGGAGATCAACAGCCAGTGCCAACTGATCGAACGTCTGAAGGAACAGATGCTGGAGCAGGAAGATCTCCTGTCCACCAGACGGCGTGACTTCGAGAACGTTCAGATGGAGATGGCGCGTATGCAGGCCGAGAACGACTCCGCCAAGGATGAAGTGAAGGAGGTCCTGCAGGCACTCGAGGAGCTCGCCATGAACTACGACCAAAAGGCCCAGGAGGTCGACACCAAGAATAAGGAGAATGACACACTTTCTGATCAACTTAGCCACAAATTG GGTCTCCTGAACTCAGTTGAAAGTGAGCTGCAGTCTCTGAGAGAGAGCAGCTCCAACCAGAAGAAGCGTCTTGCCGACATGATGGTCACTCTCCTGAAGGATCTCGGCGACATCGGGACGGTCATCGCAGGCCAGAACTCCGATCTCAAACACCTCGGCGGCTCCACCACGGAGAAGGTCGAGGAGGAGTTCACCGTGGCGCGTCTGTACGTCAGTAAGATGAAGTCGGAGGTGAAGACCCTCGTGCAGCGATGCGAGCAGCTTGAGACGTTTCAGACGGAGAATAACAAGAAGTTGGGCGAGAGAGAGAAGGAGTTGTCCGAAGTGAGGCTTCTCTCTCAGCAG TATGAGGCTAAGATTCGCTCGCTGAATGATTCTCTGCGAGACGTGGAGACCAAGAAGAGGACCCTTGAGGAATCGATTGATACCCTGAATGAGGAGTGTGCCCGGCTAAGGGCTCAAG AGCAACTGCACCTGACCACGCTCTCCGAGCGAGAGAAGGAGACGTCGGACAAGATCCATTCGGCCAACGCGCTCCGGGACGCCATCGAAGGTGAGATGACGGGCCACAGGGATCAGCACCAGAAGCAGGTCAACGCTCTCCGCGACGAAATCAACGAGAAGCAGAGCAAGATTGATGAACTGAAGGA TCAGACGCAGAAGGTTGCCCTGGCGCAGGAGAACCTCCAGTCCGAGTATGACAAACTCAAGCAAGAGGAGGAGCAGAAGTCGGCGCGGCTCCAGGAACTCTCGCTGCAGATCGACAGACGTGAACAGGCCAAGCAAGACCTCAAGGGTCTCGAGGAAACTGTG GCCAAGGAACTACAGACGCTCCACAACCTTAGGAAACTCTTTGTTCAGGACTTACAGTCTCGAGTCAAGAAG TCGGCCAATAAGAATGAAGATGAGGAGACCGAGACTGGTGGCAGCGCGGCTCAGAAGCAGAAGATCTCATTCCTGGAGAATAACCTTGATCAACTGACCAAAGTTCACAAACAG CTTGTACGTGACAACGCCGACCTGCGCTGTGAGCTGCCCAAGCTTGAGAAACGCCTCCGCGCCACGATGGAGCGTGTCAAGTCGCTGGAGACTGCCCTGAAGGAAGCCAAGGAGGGAGCCATGAGGGATAGGAAAAG TATGAATGGAACTGCCAATAGTACAAAAAATGGATATTTACAAATCTACTCGGT ATATCAACACGAGGTTGACCGAATCAAGGAGGCTGTCCGCCAAAAGAATCTCGCCCGGCGTGGCCATGCCGCACAAATTG